Part of the bacterium genome, CCTCAGTTATCAGTGGTAAAAACTAAATAGAAATTTTCTCTCGCAAAGACGCAAAGTTCGCAAAGATTATAATTTATTCCTTTGCGTTCTTTGCGCCTTAGCGAGAAATTTAATCTTTATGCCTTTCTTCCACCAATAACTGACCGATTACCTCAGCCGAACGGTATTTAATTACCAGTTACCAATTACCAGTTACCAGAATCGAATTCCGTGCGTTATTTGTTCAACACGACATTAGGACCTGGTTTTCTGGAGAGCATCTATCACAATGCCTTGAAGGTTGAGTTTGCAAGACAGAACATCATCTTTGAATCAGAAAAAGAAGTCAAGATATTCTATCAAGGTGTTGAGGTTGGGATTCATAGACTTGATCTTTTTGTTGAAGATGAGATTGTGGTAGAGATTAAAACTGTTGAGGAGATAAGTGGGAAGTATTATAATCAGGTTAGATCCTACCTTAGAGCAGTGGATAAAGAAATAGGGTTACTGGTAAATTTCGCAGACTCCGGGATTGATGTCCGAAGGGTGGAGCAAGAAAAAGTTTGAGCCATTTCTCCAATTCTCCCTTTTCCCCATTTCCCCTGAAAATAGGCTGAAGGCTGAAGGGTATAGGCTGAAGTTTTGAACGCTGTTTC contains:
- a CDS encoding GxxExxY protein; its protein translation is MRYLFNTTLGPGFLESIYHNALKVEFARQNIIFESEKEVKIFYQGVEVGIHRLDLFVEDEIVVEIKTVEEISGKYYNQVRSYLRAVDKEIGLLVNFADSGIDVRRVEQEKV